Proteins from a genomic interval of Mustela lutreola isolate mMusLut2 chromosome 4, mMusLut2.pri, whole genome shotgun sequence:
- the LOC131829105 gene encoding spermatogenesis-associated protein 31E1-like produces MSSSIAVASHSSLTTSWLAEPFLPRDGFPHQPLALPPSPPCLPPSEASPGPMTASLAPERPDSPLTLPQCDSRAPLPCPIPQSSAPHTPWSADRSASPVPAISGLARSHCLISALSWWQAAANAWNLSTSTRLESHQAPLSHGPPEALFWGDPTHKQEETKIPPSINLDIQKILEILTAKRKQLKSWREKDKKERSKYQLTSFGRMFKSPGDRQDTMGRPSFWSMRGKAKKLLGPEKPPHPKIPRDNLEQKCLQLFWGLPFLHSESLVATLRVTDPPLEFPSVIFNELSHALPLQIQGNVTPSLSLTQDLNHPSAGPQPLPLTQPQPLLLDQPLPLPLPLTQPQLPPLTQPQTQAHLAPSVPVGSLSLSPEMGSCEVSCPVAEKTPSYMPNDFQNLEYHFLEKQLERGKEPPVVKRSQQVFSQGPPDLLQGGQAPEGHGSVSVIPGELIHSELWEQPDCHLWKRLIKQGRGPPCRIQLSLKTEPHQEFQKVPQAHSWHSPMAESKSTDGSCHATQKTGSRYRGRTVPGKRLGKDSRSSAERIQKDLHRGSMSSPEKAPGRNCDESHTDLKPTTSSTVEKHPEKDLRDHFRKLGQFREGQMPLDVHPSRLAAHHALDHPGKPRPHGKPGKPVLFKCWEPSHDFSILSPYAQRMLEAHIMRLRVKHWWGLPLKVLKTINLFKLKGFILSQSFPFRSATCVSKAGLGTKFRGNPPQPYQGQVMKESYPAWGGPLSAPQPTCKDIQQALEGTSPGGGPLARQGPRPPSRTFTYSFVGRIWHSETASRTLMNSNLESNPSPGSATKEPRRVNGGRASWDVTMLEVNLEPQNLSAKEPGEVGEFKEDPAWGVTLEPHVLANNQGLRGKLRSGSSGKSDIPLQHTKLVVRDPKELRLEAQCRGSEPRKLMESENWPRDATPTVLLQDCETGVLLQDCVTESLFQDCQSNMFLAADILASQGSLSGFQSRSSEGTSTSEVLHGQRSHEQSPHRQLGPLGLQHQCKSLRKSCVPREERESSRRSPLREPAKGLSEMKLLQISEVRRPAQSKEAGEASGSKACEILLKKEEAPPENYFRRRMMHLLQWFFPSRCRGLEDYLQKGKASSSQGRGQVMGRSAMDSASAEAQVVVRAVRWILEEKVLPYQGLRVPDVGWCKKDVQASADHNVCYQRVLSYQEQRRVMRDTVSPQGTPRGQNYANKTKWIGWPFPTRVPECPSRPCQNGSLVPGPSGRTLRAHYPRHCLLKKDSSPGQRLCASNAFPGRTTFLQEKTQTVQRKTFFSHISTSSMG; encoded by the coding sequence ATGTCCTCTTCAATTGCTGTTGCTTCACACTCCTCCCTGACTACTTCCTGGCTAGCAGAGCCTTTCCTCCCCCGGGATGGCTTTCCACACCAGCCActtgctcttcctccttccccaccatgTCTCCCTCCTTCAGAGGCCTCCCCTGGGCCTATGACAGCCTCCTTGGCCCCAGAGCGGCCGGACTCTCCTTTGACTCTCCCTCAGTGTGACTCAAGGGCACCCCTGCCGTGCCCCATCCCACAGAGCTCGGCTCCACACACGCCCTGGTCAGCTGACAGGTCAGCTTCTCCTGTCCCAGCCATCTCGGGCCTGGCCCGCTCACACTGCCTCATTTCGGCCCTGTCCTGGTGGCAAGCGGCTGCCAATGCCTGGAACCTGTCCACCTCAACACGCCTGGAGTCCCATCAAGCACCTCTGTCCCATGGCCCACCAGAAGCCTTGTTCTGGGGAGACCCTACACACAAACAGGAAGAGACTAAGATCCCCCCTTCCATCAACCTGGACATCCAGAAGATTCTGGAGATACTCACTGCCAAGAGAAAACAACTGAAGTcttggagggagaaggacaagaaagaaaggtCAAAATACCAGCTGACCTCTTTCGGGAGAATGTTCAAGTCCCCAGGTGACAGGCAGGACACTATGGGCCGCCCATCCTTCTGGAGCATGAGGGGCAAAGCAAAAAAGCTGCTTGGCCCTGAGAAGCCCCCACATCCCAAGATTCCAAGGGACAATTTGGAGCAGAAATGCCTCCAGCTCTTCTGGGGTCTCCCCTTTCTGCACAGCGAGTCCCTGGTGGCCACTCTCAGAGTGACTGATCCCCCACTGGAGTTCCCGTCTGTCATATTCAATGAGCTCTCTCATGCCTTGCCACTCCAGATTCAAGGCAACGTGACTCCAAGCCTCTCCCTGACCCAGGACTTAAATCACCCTTCGGCTGGGCCCCAACCCCTCCCTCTAactcagccccagcccctccttctggatcagcccctgcccctgcccctccctctgactcagccccagcTCCCACCTCTAACTCAGCCCCAGACCCAGGCACACCTTGCACCTTCTGTCCCAGTGGGATCCTTGTCTCTGTCACCTGAGATGGGGAGCTGTGAGGTTTCTTGCCCTGTAGCCGAGAAGACACCATCTTACATgccaaatgattttcaaaatctgGAATATCACTTTCTGGAGAAGCAACTAGAAAGGGGCAAGGAACCCCCTGTGGTGAAAAGATCTCAGCAAGTATTTAGCCAAGGTCCTCCTGACCTTCTGCAGGGTGGCCAGGCCCCTGAGGGCCATGGGTCAGTCTCTGTCATTCCTGGAGAACTGATCCACTCTGAGCTCTGGGAGCAACCGGATTGCCACCTTTGGAAGAGGCTCATAAAGCAAGGAAGGGGCCCACCCTGCAGGATCCAGCtatccctgaagacagagcctcaCCAAGAGTTCCAGAAGGTTCCCCAGGCACACAGCTGGCACAGTCCCATGGCCGAGTCAAAGTCTACGGATGGAAGCTGCCATGCCACACAGAAGACTGGGTCCAGGTACCGAGGAAGGACAGTGCCAGGAAAAAGACTGGGCAAGGATTCAAGGTCCAGTGCAGAGAGGATCCAGAAAGATCTACACAGGGGCTCAATGAGCTCTCCAGAGAAGGCTCCAGGAAGAAATTGTGATGAGTCACACACAGACTTGAAGCCCACCACGAGCAGCACAGTCGAGAAGCACCCAGAGAAGGACCTGAGAGACCATTTCAGGAAGTTGGGGCAGTTCAGAGAGGGTCAGATGCCTTTGGATGTTCATCCTTCCAGGCTTGCTGCCCACCATGCCTTGGACCATCCCGGAAAGCCACGCCCTCATGGGAAACCTGGAAAGCCAGTGCTTTTCAAGTGCTGGGAACCCTCCCACGATTTTTCCATCCTCAGTCCATATGCTCAGCGAATGCTAGAAGCACATATCATGAGGCTCAGGGTGAAGCACTGGTGGGGCCTCCCCCTCAAGGTTCTCAAGACTATAAACCTCTTCAAGTTGAAGGGCTTCATCCTCTCCCAGTCCTTCCCTTTCCGCTCAGCCACCTGCGTATCCAAGGCTGGCTTGGGCACCAAGTTCAGGGGAAATCCTCCTCAGCCCTATCAAGGACAGGTGATGAAAGAGTCTTACCCCGCATGGGGAGGTCCCCTCAGTGCTCCCCAGCCTACATGTAAGGATATCCAGCAGGCTCTGGAAGGGACCTCACCTGGGGGTGGTCCTCTGGCTAGACAGGGGCCCAGGCCACCTTCTCGGACCTTCACATATAGCTTTGTGGGCAGAATCTGGCACAGTGAGACTGCCTCTAGGACTCTTATGAACAGCAACTTGGAGTCAAATCCAAGTCCAGGATCGGCCACAAAGGAGCCAAGGAGGGTTAATGGGGGTCGGGCCTCATGGGACGTGACCATGCTAGAGGTCAACTTAGAGCCCCAGAATTTGAGTGCCAAAGAgcccggggaggtgggggagttCAAGGAGGACCCTGCCTGGGGAGTCACCTTAGAACCCCATGTGCTGGCCAACAACCAAGGCCTCCGTGGCAAGCTGAGATCAGGGTCTTCAGGGAAAAGTGACATCCCCCTGCAACATACAAAGTTGGTCGTCCGAGACCCCAAAGAGCTACGCCTTGAGGCACAGTGCAGGGGATCGGAGCCCCGGAAGTTGATGGAGTCAGAGAACTGGCCTCGTGATGCCACCCCCACCGTGCTCCTTCAAGACTGTGAAACTGGGGTCCTCCTTCAAGACTGTGTGACGGAGAGTCTCTTTCAAGACTGTCAATCCAACATGTTCCTCGCTGCCGACATCTTGGCTTCTCAGGGATCACTGTCTGGCTTCCAGAGTAGGTCCAGTGAAGGCACATCTACTTCTGAGGTGCTGCATGGCCAAAGATCCCATGAGCAGAGCCCCCACAGGCAGCTAGGACCCCTGGGACTGCAGCACCAGTGTAAGAGCCTGAGGAAGTCATGTGTCCCccgtgaggagagagagagctccagGAGGTCCCCCTTGAGAGAGCCTGCCAAAGGGTTGTCAGAAATGAAGTTGCTCCAGATCAGTGAAGTGAGACGTCCAGCCCAGagcaaggaggcaggagaggcctCGGGAAGCAAGGCCTGTGAGATCTTGCTGAAGAAGGAGGAGGCGCCTCCAGAAAACTACTTCAGGAGAAGGATGATGCACTTGCTCCAGTGGTTCTTTCCCAGTAGATGTAGAGGACTGGAAGATTACCTTCAAAAGGGCAAGGCTTCATCATCCCAGGGCCGGGGACAAGTCATGGGCAGGTCAGCCATGGACAGCGCTTCTGCGGAGGCTCAGGTGGTCGTGAGGGCTGTTAGGTGGATCTTAGAGGAGAAAGTGTTGCCATACCAGGGACTCAGGGTCCCAGATGTCGGCTGGTGCAAAAAGGATGTCCAGGCTTCAGCAGACCACAATGTCTGCTACCAAAGGGTTCTCTCCTACCAAGAGCAGAGGAGAGTGATGAGGGACACAGTGAGTCCACAGGGCACCCCAAGGGGCCAGAACTATGCCAACAAGACCAAGTGGATCGGGTGGCCCTTCCCCACCAGGGTGCCAGAGTGCCCAAGCAGACCCTGCCAGAATGGGTCCCTGGTGCCGGGCCCTTCAGGCCGCACCCTGCGGGCCCACTACCCCAGGCACTGCCTCCTTAAAAAAGACAGTTCACCTGGCCAGCGACTGTGTGCTTCTAATGCCTTTCCTGGCAGGACAACTTTCCTCCAAGAAAAAACACAAACGGTGcagagaaaaacttttttttctcacattagtACATCATCTATGGGCTAA